A genomic region of Planococcus kocurii contains the following coding sequences:
- a CDS encoding (deoxy)nucleoside triphosphate pyrophosphohydrolase: MKIKNIHVVGAVIKDGNKILCAQRGMEKSLPGLWEFPGGKIEETETPQAALRREIQEEMHCQVEIGEQVEHTVYKYDFGIVHLTTFYCQLVEGTPVLTEHIAIEWLEAHELEQLEWAPADIPAIQKLKQYA; the protein is encoded by the coding sequence ATGAAAATAAAAAACATACATGTCGTTGGGGCAGTTATTAAAGACGGTAACAAAATCTTGTGTGCACAACGTGGAATGGAAAAAAGTTTGCCTGGTTTATGGGAATTTCCAGGAGGCAAAATAGAAGAAACTGAAACGCCACAAGCAGCGTTGCGAAGAGAAATCCAAGAAGAAATGCATTGCCAAGTAGAAATTGGTGAACAAGTAGAACATACGGTGTATAAATACGACTTTGGTATTGTTCACTTAACTACGTTTTACTGCCAATTAGTCGAAGGAACTCCAGTATTAACAGAACATATAGCAATCGAATGGTTAGAAGCGCACGAACTCGAGCAGCTAGAATGGGCGCCAGCAGATATTCCAGCGATACAAAAACTAAAACAGTATGCTTAA